The proteins below come from a single Ptychodera flava strain L36383 chromosome 6, AS_Pfla_20210202, whole genome shotgun sequence genomic window:
- the LOC139134551 gene encoding phosphatidate cytidylyltransferase, mitochondrial-like isoform X3 has protein sequence MLEHLCLQVTLQYNVHAFSIISENFVPVIMPAGKALCTSLLRCFPEDMSLAFAYGSAVFQQSGYSRTASKMVDFVFVVDNPYEWHRKNLGMNKNHYSFLKYLGAHRVSTIQNRIGAGVYYNTLVKCDDVLIKYGIINTKTLQEDLLEWKSMYIAGRLHKPVMILKQKASKLLEYSLKSNLEHAVNVSLLLLPETFTEEQLYITIAGLSYAGDFRMTVGEDKNKVSNIVKPNLAHFQELYSPILKSMEYVQWNRESMTMQQDRSPSNLLSLMFNLPKHLQTTILKNVSNRNEDMEEIFQKLTYSGLTKQAVQDGIQSIVSSSSWSQSLKAILMAGIFKSVRYGSQKLKKMMKGGRMK, from the exons ATGCTAGAACACCTGTGCCTACAGGTCACATTACAGTACAACGTTCATGCCTTCTCCATTATCTCTGAGAATTTTGTCCCAGTCATAATGCCAGCAGGGAAGGCTCTGTGTACAAGTCTCCTGAGATGTTTTCCGGAGGACATGTCGCTTGCTTTTGCCTATGGTTCGGCGGTGTTCCAACAGTCAGGATACAGCCGGACAGCG aGTAAAATGGTGGATTTTGTTTTCGTTGTGGACAACCCATATGAGTGGCATCGCAAGAATCTTGGAATGAATAAAAATCATTATTCTTTCCTTAAATATCTTGGTGCACACAGAGTAAGCACGATACAAAATAGGATTGGAGCAGGGGTATATTACAACACACTTGTTAAATGTGATGATGTG CTCATCAAATATGGTATTATAAATACCAAAACTCTTCAAGAAGACCTTTTGGAATGgaaatcaatgtacatagctgGAAGGTTACATAAACCT GTTATGATATTAAAACAGAAAGCCAGCAAACTTTTGGAATATTCACTGAAGAGTAATCTAGAACATGCAGTCAATGTTTCTCTATTATTACTACCAGAGACTTTTACTGAAGAACAGCTGTATATAACCATAGCGGGATTATCTTATGCTG GTGATTTCAGGATGACTGTTGGAGAAGACAAAAACAAAGTATCAAACATAGTGAAACCAAACCTGGCACATTTCCAAGAGTTATATTCTCCCATATTGAAATCCATGGAATATGTTCAATGGAATCGGGAAAGTATGACCATGCAG CAAGATAGAAGTCCCAGCAATCTGCTGTCACTGATGTTTAATCTTCCCAAGCATTTACAAACTACCATCTTGAAGAATGTCAGTAACCGTAATGAAGACATGGAAGAAATATTCCAAAAACTAACATACAGCGGTTTGACCAAACAAGCTGTACAAGATG GTATACAAAGTATAGTTAGTTCATCAAGTTGGAGTCAAAGTCTCAAAGCTATTTTAATGGCAG GTATTTTCAAAAGTGTAAGATATGGTagtcagaaattaaaaaaaatgatgaaaggtGGCAGAATGAAATGA